The DNA window TTAGGTCCATAGTTTTGCTCTACCAGCAAAGTAATATCCATAGAGGCTTCTATCATACTCGAGCACTCCACAAGTCATCCACAAGGATAAGATCCCGATGATTAGCACCCATATCACATCTCAGCTCCCAATTAACAATTAGGTAGCGTTTGGTTCAGCGTTTTTGCGGCGTGACCTGTTAGCAGCGTGATATGATACCGATTGTTTTTGTTTGATTGGAAGTCTCCGTAACGGATCGCAACGTAAACAGATACCCACCTGACCTCGAGCGTCCCCGGtgcggcggcacggcgcggcatTTGGGAGGATTGGTGGAAGGCGGCGCGTCGGAACCTGCGAGCGGGTGGCTCCGGCGCGGGAGTCGCGCGGCGGCGCAGTGTTGTGGTGGATTGGtggagggcggcgcggcgggaccTGCGAGCGGGCGGCTCCGGCGCGGGAGTCGCGCGGCGGCGCAGTGTTGTGGTGGATTGGTGGAGGGTGGCGCGGCGGGACCTGCGAGCGGGCGGCTCCGGCGCGGGAGTCGCGCGGCGGCGCAGTGTTGGGGCGGATTGGtggagggcggcgcggcgggacctgcgagcgggcggctccggtgcgGGAGtcgcgcggcggcgcagcgttGGGGCGGATTGGCAGAGGGTGGCGCGGCGGGACGGGGATGGGATGGGACGGCGGGGAGGTGGGAAGTCGGCGGGGAGGCGCGGCGGGGACGCCGGAGTGGGGCGAGATCGCGCGCTTGCGGGagaggccggcggcggtgagggCGGGCGAGATGGCGGCGCCGGAGCGGGGGGAAGTCGCGAGCGCGCGGGAGCAGCCGGAGTCGTGCGAGCTCTGGAACCGGTGGGAAGTCGGCGGGGAGGCCCCGCGGGGACGCCGGAGCGTGGCGAGGTCGCGCGCTCGCGCGagaggccggcggcggtgagggTGGCGGGGACGGAGGACGGCGCTCTGGACTAGGCGGAGCCGCGTGGGTGAGGCCGGCGCCGCGGTCGGCTGCAAAGCGTGGGGGACGGTGCGTTGGCGGCGGAGCAGCGGAGAGCCGGCGACCCGTGCTCGTCGGGGAGGCAGGAGTCGGACGTGGCGGACCTGATTGTATTTTTTAAAGAACTTCTTCAGGATCCTGTGTGCCAAGTGACAACCGTCCCCCCTTCCTCTTtcgaaagaaaaggaaagagaagcCTCAGAACCTGCTGgaactccgccgccgccgccgcccacaccATTCTTGCTGCCGTCGCCGATCGCGTCGGAGATGATAGGTGCAGCAGCGCGGAGCCTGCGGCCTCGAGCAGGCATGTTGTGCTGGCCGTGCTAGCgcagctccgccgcctctcCTTCCCCACCCCCCGTCCCCGGTTCCCGCGTCACCCAGTGATAGGTGCAGCACTACTAGCGCAGCTCCGCCCCCTCCCTCCCCGCCCCCCACCCGGTTCCGTCGTCTCATCGTGCCGCTGCCTCCCCCTGTTCCCCTCTTCGTGCCCCCTTGCAGCTATGTCAGAATCTCGGTACCAATTGTTACCCGCCCATTACGATGGGGTCATTAAGCCCATCGTGTGCCAGCAGTCCAAAGAAGCTTCTCCATTTGTAGCTTTAGCAAGCTGCCTCAATCTAAAGATAGGTCCAAGATGCAAGCACGTCCCTACCTATCCCGTGGAAGAGATTGTGCTCATAGAACCCATACAAGAAGCACTAGAGCGACTGATGCCTAATTTCGTCGGAACGTTTCTTCTCGGTGAAATTCCTAGGAGGAGGGAATACTTCCTGCAATTTGTGGCAACAATAGCAAAAGGGGTTCATCTAGGCCGAGGTGCAGAAGGTGTGTGATGCTTTCGATTCTAGTTGGAGGGTTTCCTGCAAAATGTGTAATCACTTGCAACTTTACGCTTTATATTTTTTATTCACTATATTGATTCATGTCATAATATCTTATAGGATTATTGAGTTCGAAGAACATGATGTGATCTTGCTGTTCGCCGCTTTCAACGTTAAAGTTGTACATGGGTGGCTATCTGACCCGGATGATAATGAGCTTTTCAATGTTATTGGAAATTGCACTCGTGAATCCCTGCTGACAAAAATTAGTAATGGAGGTATTAAGGAACTTCTCACTGGCAGTAGTAATCCTTCATCTTTGGGTGAGTTTTTTCTATTCAACTTATTTGTCTAAGAATTTCCTTGTATGTAGTGAAAGGATTCAAAGGTTTGTTTAGTCAGGCCTAACAATTTATTTATTTGTATGTAGgtaaaaggattcaaatgtttgCTAAGTCAGGCATAACAAGACATGGGTATACTTTTTGGTTCATAGAGCCATTGTTTTTCCCTTAACAATTATGCACAAAGTTAATATGCATGTTATACTGTCCCAACAATGCAGGTTGAAAATGTTACATGGAGGCACGTTCGAGCGTGAGTTAACAGTCCTTTGCAACAAAGATCAATTTGACATTATCTGTAAGGTAGGAAATCAATCATTTCCCTGCACATAAAATTCTTTTCTCCATATGTTTTTATTATATTTGTGTACATCCAGTTTTCTGGTGATCTCTTCATTCTGGAAACACATGAAGATATTCTGAAAACACTCAAAGAAGTCTCGTGGAAAAGGCTAACATTGGTATGTGCTGTTACACTCACTCTAATTATTTTTTTGGAGTTTAGGGTTATAATACCATTTGATATCTGTCCCAACCCAAATGACAGTCAGAAGAGGAAAGCTTCTATGTTTCAATGCGTCTTGATCCAATCAAGAGGCAAAAAAATATCCACAAGGTATGTTTTTTCCTTTTTACAAGCAAAGATAGTAAGCTCTAGTTATGGTGATATTCTCACTAGTTCAAGTCTTAAGAATGGAACTGATTCATATCACACCAGAAGGGTGTTTTGCTTCAGGTGTAGCAAAATCTCTTTGCTCCAGTAGTAATCAGCGCTTTGCTGAGTGCGAGTATATTCGGGTCTGTTTTGTTCTTTACCAAACTGTGCAAGAACTTGCCACACCTCAATGCGCCTAACTTTAGCTGGCATTGTCTTGGGCATCGGCTTAGCGTGTTTTTCTGCCAAGTCTTGCCAAAACTCTATCGCCAATTTTGTCTGCTGCAAGTGTGGCACGGACTAACTTCCGGTGTGGCTACCTTGGGCAACGAAGCAAACAGGCCCTTCAACCACACCATCTTCGTAATTTAAGCACACAACCCTTCTCATCTAGAGTTGCCAGCCAAAGTTTCTTGGCAACTGCACAATATAAAAAAAGTGTAGCAGGTTTTCTAAGCATTTCCCTTTGACTCGGGTGTTTCTAGTCGGTTTACTTGCTATGAAACATCACAGAAAAAATTGAATCTGATATAGCAAACCTATGTGATTAGCCTTACTAAATAATTTCTTTCTGCTTATTCAGTCCTTATATCCACACTCTATAAGAGTGTTAATCATGTCCACCTGAGACTCCAGTTTTTAATGTCTGGCTGCTATTGAAATAACAGGCATCTGAGTGGAGTCAAAGAAAACTGTCAGAACTGGATGGTTCTGATGACAAagggcagaagaagaagaacacgAACAAGAAGAAGCAAACAAACATTACAAAGAACGTAAAGGAAGAGATTCCTGAGACAGAAACATCTGAACATGATCCTTCCATTTCTCATGTGTCTCCGCCTGAGAAAGGAGCCCTTATCCCACCAACACTTGCTGATCGTTTCTTCATGTTTTTATTAGAGTAAACTTCACTCTAGAGTTCTGTTAAAAATACATATATCACTAATGCAACGCTGTGGGGGAAAAAACTCCTGGTATATGTAGTGAATGCTGACCGTTGGAGTTGTGTCTCAAGCATTTTGGCCCTTGTAGACTAATGCAACGCTGTGGGAAACAATCCTAGTATATGTAGTGAATGCTGAACCATGGAGTTTGCCTCAAGTAATTTGGCCCCTGTATACTAATGCATTTTGTCATGTTTAGTAGTTATTCAGTCACGGGTTGATTTGGTAGGTATTTGAATTTGTATTATTGGTTGAAAAGTTGCTAGGCCTTTGTAGGTGTTTGAATTCCGAAAGACCACGTGCTAGTAGGTACCGTACAACGCGATCTAACCAAACCTGCACACAAACTTGTCGTTGGCCGAGAGCTTCTCCGATTCAGCCATCTTGCAACGTTTTTCAGGTATCTCCATGGATGAGCAACGAGCTTCTTGGCGGACTAGACCAAGAGTGCTCCCTTTATAATTTGAAACGCAGCCGTTCCTGTGACTTCCATCCATTAAAGCCGCAGGAAGCAGTGGCAAGCTCGAGTGGCCGTGTCCACAGGATGCTATTGGCCGCGTGCAGGAGGAGTCGCGCCGCGCATCGTCCGCGCCAACAATCTCGCAAGGAAACCTCGCGCCTCTGCAGCAGGTTGTGACGCCGACGAGTCAGGTTGCACctcagctcgccgccgccgttacCGCCGTCCACCGGGACGCACAGCGACGCGCTCTTCCCCAGGAGGCCAGGAACAGCGCGCGCCCTCGCAGGACGCCCGCCCTTGGCGCCCACTCGAATCGCTTGACGCCGGTGGTCGTGTACTCGATGTGCTCCGGCCGGGGCTCCCGGCCGTACCACGTCCCGAACCCGGTGCACCTGGAGCAGGCGCCCCGGCGCGAGCTCCACGAGGTACTTGCGGCACAGCACGGCACGGCGCACGCACGGGCCGAGCACCGGCACGATCGCCCTGGATggctccagtgccgcctccgTCGTCGTGGGCTCGTGGCGTCCATGTCCCATGCCTCGACGCGGCCCGCAGCGTCCATCGTGTAGACCACCTGACGCCGCCTCCCGTCGGCTCCGGCCGCGCGCACGGCGCCGACCCAGCACCGCCCCGGCGTGTCGAACAGAGCCCACTCCGTGTCCCCTGCTCGGGCGACGGCGAGACGAGACAACAGCTGGCAGATGAGCAGCACGGCGTAGCAGGCCCAGCCGACGAGGTCAGCCGCTGCGGCGGGGACACGACGACGGCCTTCTCGTAGACCTCGAACCGGAGCCTGTCAGGCGCGAGCGTCTCTGGTGGGATCAGCACTTCCTCGTTGCAGCCGTTGGCGGCGGCAAAGCAGCAGCGGAGGTCGTACTTCAGTACCTCACGACGTGGGCTGtccgtgccgccgccggcgtcgacgAACGGGAGCTGGCGATGAGAGGCAACGGGACTAAAAGGTCTTTGGTCTAAAAGAGGCAACGGGACCTGCGCGTCGTGACCGGGTTGAGGAGGTGCATCTCCGAGTGGGCGTCGTCGGCGGGGACGAGCCACCCATCGGGCGACGAGCCGACGCAGACGCGGTCCGAGGATGCGGGCGCCGGCTGGCCCATGGCGTACGCCCTGCCCTCCGCCAGGCGCAAGAACTTGGCATtgccgccgccactgctccGCCGCGTGCGCCCGCGCGCGGTCGAGTTGATAGGGAGCATGCCATGAGCCACGGGGGACGGCGGCCAACTGCCACGCGATGCAGACGGCGGGGTGTAGACCGATATGAGCTTCACTGCAGTGAGCTCACGCCAGCGTTCGTGGATCCTCGGTGTCGGCGGCTTCCCTGGCCATCAGGATCTACCACAGGTTGCCCGGGGAGAGATCACCATTGTGTTCGACTGCAAGACGCGCCCCCACAGCATCCAAGTCTGAACCTGTCCTCTTCGTCGTTGGCGAGTGTTGATTGCAAAAATTGGCATGATAAATAAGTAGGCCAAATGATGTTGTCTAGAGATTATTTTGGCCAGGTGCATGCAAACTAGTACTGACAACAGCCATATGTTGTCTGCTGTCTTGAATTCTCGGGAGACTGCAGACAAGTTTGGAGATTGTTGTCTGGGCCTTCCAGCGGCTCGTGAGGAAGTTGTCTGTGATTTCCAGGGAGTCAAATGAGCTAGTGTCTGCCCTCGAGATCCTTTTGTCTGTGCTTTCCAGAGGACTACGTAACTTCTGTCTGTACCACTACTTCAGGCGCGCATGCATGAGGGCGTTTATCTCTTGGGTCAGAGTTCAGATTGAAGCAATGCGTATGCTTGCATGCATGTGTCATGGAGATCGAGGAGACGAGGACCGATCAAGCAGACCAAAGACAAAAGAGATGATTGCACGTAGCTGCAAGAATAGAAAAAGGGCCAATCGTGTTCAATTATTGCACGTAGCTTGAAAGGGGGGGCCTCCAGTTGTGGAGGTTGAGTCCTACGCCGTGGTTGGCCATTACATACTGCTCTCTATTGTGAGGGATCCTTTCACGGACCAAGAAGCTGGCACCGTGGCGTTTGACACAATTACGGATAAGAGAAATGCTCCAGTGGCCTCTACCTGTAATGaagaactagagatggacgacATCTACATGAATATCCACAGGTGTGTCGATGCGGAGGAGGAATCAAAAACACAATGGCCCGGAGAACTCGTGCTATCGAACAAGCCTGCAATGTATGCTTGCGGTGTTCAGGAGCCAATTTACCACCTTATTGCCATTGCCCCATGACTTGTTCCTGCTCTGTGCGTCCATGTGTAGTACCTGGTCGATGAACAGCTCATAAAAAACTGCAAATCCTGTTGTGAATCATAACTACCTTGCAATAGGCTACTGAAACATGTTTGGTGGATTCTTACGGTGATGTGTTTTTTTCAAATTGAGCTCCTTTGAATTTCTCCGATCTACTTTGGAGCAGCATTTTTGCTATATATGTTCTCAATTTCTCGTTGAAGCTTGAATTCAGTTATGATGAAACAAGGCTGACTTTTTTGCATTCTGGAATGGATTGGCGTTGtgtttattttattattttggCAACCTTGTGATAATCAGCCCTGTGTATTGACTATTGAGTTACAAGGGATTAAACTAATCTCTGACTTTAAACTTTGAAACATGACGAGTGACTGGGAGAGCAAAACATAATTAACTAGTTGTGCTGCAGCGAGATATTAAATAAAAGTAGTGATGAGGAAATAGAAACAGCATTATTGCCTAAGTTTCTCAAATGGCCAAGAAGGATTTGATGTTCAACTAACGAATGTATGCTAACCAGTAACATAATGAACTGTCTAATATTTTTAATTTGTGTACCTGCATATTAGCTGATAAAAGGATACCATATTTATTTCATATATAGTAGAATGTTAAAAATAAAGATGCCCTGCCCATCACACTTTTAATTTCTTGCGAGGAAGAAAGTCTATAGATTATACTTGTATCAGTCGTTGATCTAGGGTCTGGTAGGGAAGACGTGGTTTTCAGTCTCCATGGAGGACCAGCGAAATTCCCCTGTGTGCGACCGCTCAACATTTGTGTCAAGACTACTGAACCGGCCAAACAAATTTAGACAAAAAAATGAAGAGGGTTCACCGGCTTACATTGAAATCCAATCGGACCGATCCGTCATGGACTAACAATTAAAGATGATGAACGTCAATCAAATATCGACAGCCCGACGACCTGGATACTACTTGGTCAGTACTAAAAGGTCAGGCTCCTGGTAGCTCGATTTTTTTACAATGTCGCAAGCCATAAGTCATACGATTTTTTTACGCGTAAATACGCATGTGCTGTTTGTGAGACTCGATTACCATTCCATCTATATATCACATGTTAGTGGGGGagaaatgcatttcttttgaagtAACCTGTGGAGGATCATTTACCCGGTGTTTTTACCTGGTACTAAATGGCTGAGCCATTTTAGTATCGGGTCAAGACACCAGCCGCTgctaaaatatgacttttagtATTGGATGGTTGGTATTTTGACCTGGTACTAAAATGGCTctgaagttttcaaatttagATCCGGTACTAAAATAGCTCTATAGTAGTTTTAGTCCTGGATCCAATTGTATCCGGTACTGACGTGCGTGATGAAAGGTCGTTTATCTGGTAGTGGACCCAGTGCAGCGTAAAGCAGTAGGTCCATCTGAAGCATTCAACGGGCATGCAACGGCTTGGATGGGAGCTCTCTTTTCCCTCATTTTTCTCTTTATTTTTGCAGCCGGAAGTTCCTTTTGCAGGAAAACACACAAAGGACAGAATAGGCTTAGCGAGTAATTTTCCCTTCCAAGCTATGAACAGTATAATGAGTTAATGGCTAAAATGACAGTGGCGGAACATCCGGTCAAATGAGAATTTTTTCAtatatttttctttattttttaaaatttagcACTGGTCCGATCTTCCGATAGATATGATTGATTCGATTGGTGGCTTCTAATCGGACACGATTTGAATCCCTGCAACCGTAACATCGTTGCTCCGTTGGTTCTCAACCAAGCACAACTCGATTGACCTCCCCAAGAAAGCTATTCCATGCAAatgaatcgaagaacacaagcaagaaaggaTAATCacgcaatctgaaattgcagATGTGTATGAAGCAAGATGAATATGGGGTTCAAGCACTGATTACAAAAGGACTAATCACCATAGTGGTGTAGAACGAGAACGAAGGCCCTAATTCACAGCAAAAGGACTCGCCATCACAGTTACAATGAAAGAGATCTATTTCTCGATGGAAAACTAGAGCAAACAAAACTCAAACCTTAATGTGGCGGCATCTACTGAATATATGAAGGTTAGGTCGTGGATGACCCTCTAGATGCGCCCCTATGGGCTCCAACACAATAAACtggccaacggcccaaaagacggtgGCACACCACCTTGACAGATTTTGGATGTCCACTTGTTTCGACAATTCTTGTTGACTCAGATGGAATTTTAATATGGGAGCGgcgccattggaagctctattaAATTTCCTTTCCATCCATACAAAGAACGTCCAAAACGGACTCCGTATGCGACCTGGGCGTTATTTTTGGCGCatgctgctcctggactccaagGTGGACTCGAACTTGAGTTGTTTTGGACCTCCACCTTGGCGACTCGAACTGAATTAGCCTTGGGTCTCCTTCTTTACTTGAACACCCTTGCTGGACTCTTTTTCATACGATGCGCCAATCATGATCGTATATATGGGTATCATGTTCTCATCATCCTCCACTTCTTCACGAAAAGCCGTCCTCAGCGTCGAGTGTGCTCTAAACTGATCCTGCACAACACAAAGGAGAACGGGGTTGCGAAATAAAAGGGAACCGAAATAATTATGAGGAGGAATATGACAATGTTTCTAATTTTCTAGTGTGTCATCTCGTACAAAAATTTCAGCAAACATGTAGGCTCCTTGATCGGAATGCAGATATGGTTGCCAACACTATCCTGCAAAGATTAGTACTAACAAAAGACAATGCAGTAATAGATTTTTTAAAACAACACTAGAGGAACATGGGATGATAATTTTAGTAGTATGGCAGCCCTCTAGTCGATTACAATTTTGCACAACAAAAGGAGACTTCTGATTTCCACAAATGTAGACTCGATGTATCATATATTGTCCTTTGCTGTTATATTTGCCAATAGCATAATATGTGTGTCTAGAAAACCATGGCAAATCAGTATATCGAATAAATCCATCTTCCAAACAATTTAGATTACAGAAAACCTCAAATTCAATGTAACCCAAAGTATTTAAAGAAGATAACGGTTTGAGCTCATCATTTGTGCTAGCAATATGAATAATATGATTAATTTCAGCGCAAGTGTGTGGTTTTAAAACATGTATAGCAGAAGTATTATCACACAAATCATCTTTATCACAAGGAACATTGAGCAAGTCATCATGTGATAAAGAGAGATTAAGAGAATGTTCCACTAACAGTTGCTGTATAAAAGCATGATTGGTGGAAAAATTCAGCACATCAAGAGAAGTCTCACCATTCGTGAGTGTAACACCATAAGCATTACCTTTGCTCTTATTTTCAGCAGGAGTAATAGGTGCAGTATGAAAAGATGTTTCTGAATTTTGACATGAGGTTTgagcacttcattttctttcaTGTCGTGCTCTCGCTTTTGTACACTATACTACAAAAGGTTAGCCACAGCAAGAGGAATAATAATGGATTGATCATCTTGATGATGCACCTCATCATTAGAATTCAGTACAGGAGATGGATTAACAAAATTTTCTCTCATAAGAATTTTCATATCATTCCAAGTTTGAGGTTTATCTGATGGACTTAAAGGTCCCACGAAGTTGAAGCAGCATCTCGCAATACACTAGTTGCATTCTGAACCTTCCTCCTTGCACACATAGGATGCTTAGAAAATATTTTATCTATTACTATTTCCCACTCAATGTACTCATCAGCACCTATGCCATCATAAGTTGGTGGATATGAACAACCTGTCATTGTTAGAAGATAATAAAAGACATCATAAAAGTATTATCCCTATCAACTAGCAACTACTAGGATTGGTAGGTGGATAAGTGGACTGCAATATCTCAAGCAGCTTACTACCGTCTTACAAGTGTTCTTACCAAAGCCAATAGGGCGGCACAATCCATTGTAAACTTGAGTGTGTAATGGTTGCAAGGTGAACATGTAAGATCAGAAATATATGTGGAGCTTTGGGTAGGCACAATATTGTAGCAAGGAATATCaaaaattcaattcagaattgCAAGACTGAAAAGTAGTCCCAAGATAGTCTATGTCGTAGGCCTAAACTTATCTCGGACCTAGTTCAAACGAGCAATGGATATAACTTGTACAAGGACTCAAAGGATGCAAGCTGTTATAAATTTTTTATtcatcttttttttctttcttcctttctAGGTGcggcttttcttttctttttctttgcaCCTCTTTGCCTTTTACATGTTTTCTTTAAGAATTGCAGCAAGACACAAAATTGGAGCTCAATGTATTTCTACTTTGCCAAgaccctttcttctttttctccTTACACCAAAAATAGAAAAGAAACCTATAAAATTAAAGTGCACTTTACTTCTTGCTGCATGCACAAGGGTAGGGCAGCAAAAGAACTATTTAGAGATGAAAACTGAACTGCAGTGCATGATGACAAGCACAGACCGAAACAGACTACAAACAAGACCTAGACCCGACGAACACGATGACACAACGAGGGACTAAATTCAGCAAAGCAAACCAAACTGAAAAATTGTGGGGCAGAAAGGGGTTATAGGACAGAAAAATTATTTTTTGTAGGGCTTTTTTTGGACTATTGGTAATGAAAACAAGATGAATCTAAAGGGCACACGATAATATACCTCACGGGTAACCTAAATCCTGATACCATTTGATGCAGTACTGGCCGGATCTTCTGATAGGTATGATAGAttcgattggtggagaactcaacGTTGGCAATACGGGCTTCTAATTAGATACAATTCGAATCCTTGCAATCGTTACACagctgctccgttggttatcaaccaagcacaacttgattgacctcgccaagaaggctatTTCCTACAAgggaatcgaagaacacaagcaagaaaggaTAATCacgcaatctgaaattgcagATGTGTATGAAGCAAGATGAATATAGGGGTTCAAGCTCTAATCACAAAAGGACTAATCGCCACAATGGTGTAGAACAAGAACGGGGGCCCTGATTCACTGCAAAAGGACTCGACGTCACAGTTATAATGAAAGAGATCTATTTCTCAATGGAAAACTAGAACAAATAAAACTCAAACCCTAATGTGGCGGCGGATAGTGAATATATGAGGGTTAGGTCGTGGATGACCCCCCTGGATGCACCCCTATGGGCTCCAACACGATACACGGGCGAATAGCCCAAAAGATAGTGGcgcagcaccctgacagattctggacgtcCACTTGTTTCGACGATTCCTGTTAATTCAGATGGAATTTTATTGTAGgactggtgccattggaagctctataaaTTCCCTTTCCATCCATATAAAACGTCCAAAATGGACGTTGTATGCGACCTGGGCGTCATTTTTGGCGCGTGCTGCTCGTGGACTCCAAGGTGGATTCGAACTTGAATTGTTTTGGACCTCCACCTTGACGAATCGAACTGAATTAGTCTTGGGCCTCATTCTTTACTTAAACACCCTTGCTGGACTCTTTTTCCATGCGATGCGCCAATCATTTCATATATATGGGTGTTATGTCCTCATCAATAACATTCCTTTGGTGTTGTTATTCTTGATATTTTGCAAGCTTCTACATGGAATCAGGAACTGAGAACACTATGGCTCTTGGTTTAGTTTGCACTGATCTTTTATTGCACTTAATTTACTACTTAGTATGTGCCTTTTCATGTCACGGTAAGTCATTCCCTTTTTTGCAAGTAAAAATATTCCAGAATAAACAACAGTAACCTCTCAATTTAGAGAAATATATGCAGAATAATAATTACTGTTGAAATGTTTTTGCTTGTAATACTCATTCCAGCATTTCAAATTATTTAAGGGCCACATCTTACTCAGCAAATAACTTGAAGCATGAGATGTGTTGTTGGTTTAAACATGAACGTTGCTTCCTCTCTGGATGGCTGGATCAGGTGGTACTGCTTAAGTTGCAGTGGAAGCTACCACTGCATCTGATCCAGGTCCCGACAGCGCGCACCTGTGAATTTCAGTTAGATGTCTTATCGGAACCAGGTTGCTCTGACAATCTTGCTGGCAAACGCCGAAAAATATCGACAGCACGCACCTTTGCAACATCTGTGATTCTTGTGCTTTcggcctttttcttccctcCCAAAAAAGGATTCCTCAAAAAGAAGTACGTTAGAACAAAAAAGATATTACTGTTGAACGGCACATTAGAGATCATTTTATGAGATTTAACTGGATGGGCATGACATTGTATTGGTTAACATTTCAGCTCTATCATCATCGCCACCATTTCCCCTGCCTACAATAAAGCAAAAGAAGTTCAATATAATCCAATGAGGATAAGGAAAAATCGAATCAATAAGAATAAGTTAGAGGAAATGTGCTATAATCATACTACTA is part of the Panicum hallii strain FIL2 chromosome 2, PHallii_v3.1, whole genome shotgun sequence genome and encodes:
- the LOC112880998 gene encoding vegetative cell wall protein gp1-like, whose translation is MPARGRRLRAAAPIISDAIGDGSKNGVGGGGGGVPAGSEASLSFSFERGRGDGCHLAHRILKKFFKKYNQVRHVRLLPPRRARVAGSPLLRRQRTVPHALQPTAAPASPTRLRLVQSAVLRPRHPHRRRPLARARDLATLRRPRGASPPTSHRFQSSHDSGCSRALATSPRSGAAISPALTAAGLSRKRAISPHSGVPAAPPRRLPTSPPSHPIPVPPRHPLPIRPNAAPPRDSRTGAARSQVPPRRPPPIRPNTAPPRDSRAGAARSQVPPRHPPPIHHNTAPPRDSRAGAARSQVPPRRPPPIHHNTAPPRDSRAGATRSQVPTRRLPPILPNAAPCRRTGDARGQYLEAWNIFVTLRRRSRLCAGYSLLMQR
- the LOC112880999 gene encoding uncharacterized protein LOC112880999, which produces MCNHLQLYALYFLFTILIHVIISYRIIEFEEHDVILLFAAFNVKVVHGWLSDPDDNELFNVIGNCTRESLLTKISNGGIKELLTGSSNPSSLGKRIQMFAKSGITRHGLKMLHGGTFERELTVLCNKDQFDIICKFSGDLFILETHEDILKTLKEVSWKRLTLSEEESFYVSMRLDPIKRQKNIHKASEWSQRKLSELDGSDDKGQKKKNTNKKKQTNITKNVKEEIPETETSEHDPSISHVSPPEKGALIPPTLADRFFMFLLE